The following coding sequences are from one Gimesia sp. window:
- the csrA gene encoding carbon storage regulator CsrA produces the protein MLVLSRKKDEKIMIGDSITLMVIEIKNDKVRLGIEAPKDVTVHREEVYAAIKEQSAHDSKDFTSH, from the coding sequence ATGCTTGTTCTCAGCCGTAAAAAAGACGAAAAAATTATGATTGGTGATTCAATCACATTGATGGTGATTGAAATCAAGAACGACAAAGTCCGCCTTGGAATCGAAGCACCGAAAGACGTTACCGTACACCGGGAAGAAGTCTACGCTGCGATCAAGGAACAGTCTGCACACGACAGTAAAGACTTTACATCTCACTAG
- a CDS encoding protein kinase has translation MVLKSNPIDAATVSAADSNGISGTPAYMSPEQARGARLSAASDIFSLGLIFAEMLCGASVMRDMSALEIISALWRPDFVESLTEKIPPEFRSELIDLLAMEPDKRPSAKGVSRRMGRH, from the coding sequence GTGGTGCTCAAATCCAATCCCATCGATGCAGCCACCGTCTCAGCTGCCGACTCCAACGGCATCTCTGGTACCCCGGCTTATATGTCTCCCGAACAGGCCCGCGGCGCTCGCTTGAGTGCCGCCAGCGACATCTTCTCCCTGGGATTAATATTCGCCGAAATGCTGTGTGGTGCATCAGTAATGCGCGACATGTCGGCTCTGGAAATCATCTCTGCTTTATGGAGACCGGATTTCGTCGAATCATTAACAGAGAAGATTCCCCCTGAATTCCGCAGCGAGCTGATTGATCTGCTGGCGATGGAGCCTGATAAACGCCCCAGTGCGAAAGGAGTGAGCAGAAGGATGGGAAGACACTAG
- the htpG gene encoding molecular chaperone HtpG encodes MNEKTAPEKFTFQAEIKKLLDLLSHSLYQNREIAIRELISNASDALDKYRFLSLTDESLKDEQPLEIRLEPDKENRVLAICDNGVGMTHDELIENIGTIAHSGSLDFLKNAQGDEKEEVSLIGKFGVGFYSAFMLADKVEVLTRSCREETGWKWESDGSGDFTIEPQEDIGRGTSIRLHLRKDLDEYTQDTRLKYILNKYSTFVPYPIKLGEELVNDQKPIWIEPKTQLTQEQYDGFYQYLAHNGEESARWHLHLSSDSPFQFHAILYCPQTNLELMGFGRTEHGISLCAKRILVQNDNRDLLPEYLRFLYGLVDSADLPLNISRESLQDNTVFRKIKKVLTKRVLSHLASMAKDDEDKYLEFYRQFGSALREGIGTDFENRDTLAKLLRFPSSRGTSENELVSLEDYLEKADENQKQIYYLGGNDFHTISRNPNLEIFRKKGIEVFYLPDPMDEIVLSNLAKFEEFDIVSIDSAEVKLPGDEKAEADSDEKEDDKKEEQEALSPEFEKVLSLFTDELKDDVESVTKSDRLTDSPCCLVMPEGAISSQLQKVLSMNNKDFPTSKRILEINPDAELIKRLCTLSSNADQHAFIKQCGRQLFWNASLMTGIATSPEEITSNIQSMMEELAQKRSPIIT; translated from the coding sequence ATGAACGAAAAAACCGCACCAGAAAAATTCACGTTTCAGGCAGAAATCAAAAAACTTCTCGATCTGCTTTCCCACTCCCTGTACCAGAATCGGGAAATCGCCATCCGGGAGCTGATCTCAAACGCCTCGGATGCCCTGGACAAGTACCGGTTCCTTTCGTTGACGGATGAATCCCTCAAAGATGAGCAGCCTCTTGAGATTCGTCTCGAGCCGGACAAAGAAAACCGCGTACTGGCCATCTGTGACAACGGCGTCGGGATGACTCACGATGAGTTGATCGAGAATATCGGAACCATCGCTCACAGTGGTTCGCTGGACTTTCTGAAAAATGCCCAGGGCGATGAAAAAGAAGAAGTCTCGCTGATCGGAAAATTCGGCGTCGGTTTCTACTCCGCCTTCATGCTGGCCGACAAGGTCGAAGTCCTGACCCGCAGCTGTCGGGAAGAAACAGGCTGGAAATGGGAATCGGACGGTTCCGGCGACTTCACCATCGAACCGCAGGAAGACATCGGCCGGGGAACTTCCATTCGCCTGCATCTCCGCAAAGATCTGGATGAATACACCCAGGACACGCGGCTCAAATACATCCTCAATAAATATTCGACCTTCGTTCCCTACCCGATCAAGCTGGGGGAAGAACTGGTCAACGATCAGAAGCCGATCTGGATCGAGCCCAAAACGCAGCTCACCCAAGAGCAGTACGACGGCTTCTACCAGTACCTGGCTCACAATGGAGAAGAATCGGCCCGTTGGCACCTGCATCTCAGCAGCGATTCACCGTTCCAGTTCCACGCCATTCTTTATTGTCCGCAGACCAACCTGGAACTGATGGGCTTTGGCCGGACCGAGCACGGCATCAGCCTGTGTGCGAAACGGATCCTGGTACAGAATGATAACCGGGACCTGCTCCCCGAATACCTGCGGTTCCTGTATGGCCTGGTCGACTCAGCCGACCTGCCGTTGAATATTTCACGCGAATCACTGCAGGACAATACCGTATTTCGCAAAATTAAAAAGGTACTCACCAAACGAGTGCTCTCTCACCTGGCGTCGATGGCCAAGGACGACGAAGATAAGTATCTCGAGTTCTATCGCCAGTTCGGCAGTGCCCTCCGGGAAGGCATCGGCACCGATTTCGAGAACCGCGACACCCTTGCCAAACTGCTGCGGTTCCCTTCGTCACGTGGGACCTCTGAAAACGAGCTCGTTTCGCTGGAAGACTATCTCGAAAAGGCCGACGAGAACCAGAAGCAGATCTATTACCTGGGCGGTAATGATTTCCATACGATTTCCCGCAATCCAAACCTGGAAATCTTCCGCAAGAAGGGGATAGAAGTCTTCTATCTGCCTGATCCAATGGACGAAATTGTCCTCTCTAATCTGGCGAAGTTCGAAGAGTTTGATATCGTCTCGATCGACTCTGCCGAGGTAAAACTGCCGGGCGACGAGAAAGCGGAAGCGGACAGCGACGAAAAAGAGGACGACAAGAAGGAAGAACAGGAAGCGCTGTCTCCCGAGTTCGAGAAGGTTCTCTCACTGTTTACGGATGAACTGAAAGACGACGTGGAATCGGTGACCAAATCGGATCGCCTGACCGACAGTCCCTGCTGTCTGGTGATGCCGGAAGGGGCCATCAGCTCGCAGCTGCAGAAAGTCCTGAGTATGAACAATAAGGACTTCCCGACCAGCAAACGGATTCTGGAAATCAATCCGGACGCCGAGCTGATCAAGCGGCTCTGCACGCTCTCGTCGAACGCTGATCAGCATGCATTCATTAAGCAGTGCGGCCGGCAGCTGTTCTGGAACGCATCACTGATGACGGGGATCGCAACCAGCCCGGAAGAGATCACGTCCAATATCCAGAGCATGATGGAAGAGCTGGCACAGAAACGCTCTCCCATCATTACCTAG
- a CDS encoding TIM barrel protein has translation MVFYSRRDFLKTSALGGMLAMGGGLPALARAEEKKAQAQYGLVTYQWAKDWDLPTLLKNCETANVLGVELRTTHKHGVERDLNKNERREVAKKFMDSPVTLVGIGSNERYDNPNADVLKQAKEATKEFIKLSHDVGGTGVKVKPDSFHKNVPEEVTIEQIGKSLNEMGAFGADYGQQIRLEVHGKCAHLPTIRKILDVADHPNVAICWNCNKQDLEGAGLDANFAMVKDRLGDTTHIHDLIHNPYPHKRFFELMAGANYTGWLMLEEGKLPKGDPVAALAEQSKLFDKMWAQAQDS, from the coding sequence ATGGTATTTTACTCCCGCCGCGACTTTTTGAAAACAAGTGCACTGGGGGGAATGCTGGCAATGGGGGGAGGCCTGCCGGCCCTCGCTCGTGCCGAAGAAAAGAAAGCTCAGGCACAATACGGTCTGGTGACCTATCAGTGGGCGAAAGACTGGGATCTGCCTACGCTACTGAAAAACTGTGAAACCGCGAACGTCCTTGGCGTCGAACTGCGGACCACACACAAGCACGGCGTCGAACGCGATCTGAACAAAAACGAACGCCGCGAAGTCGCAAAGAAATTCATGGACAGCCCCGTTACCCTGGTGGGTATCGGCAGCAACGAGCGTTACGACAACCCGAATGCCGACGTGCTGAAGCAGGCCAAAGAAGCGACGAAAGAGTTCATCAAACTCAGTCATGATGTAGGGGGAACCGGCGTTAAGGTTAAACCCGATTCATTTCACAAGAACGTTCCCGAAGAAGTGACCATCGAACAGATCGGAAAATCACTGAATGAAATGGGAGCCTTCGGTGCCGACTACGGACAGCAGATTCGTCTGGAAGTCCACGGCAAATGTGCTCATCTGCCTACGATCCGAAAAATTCTGGATGTAGCCGATCATCCCAATGTGGCGATCTGCTGGAACTGCAACAAGCAGGATCTGGAAGGGGCAGGCCTGGATGCGAATTTCGCGATGGTGAAAGATCGCCTCGGCGATACGACACACATTCACGACCTGATTCATAATCCCTATCCGCACAAACGGTTCTTTGAACTGATGGCGGGAGCGAATTACACCGGCTGGCTGATGCTGGAAGAAGGAAAACTACCTAAAGGTGATCCCGTGGCGGCCCTGGCAGAACAGAGTAAACTGTTCGACAAAATGTGGGCGCAGGCACAAGACAGCTGA
- a CDS encoding aldehyde dehydrogenase (NADP(+)): protein METQPVLINGEWTTSTGSQTFQGVNPATGETLAPLFPVSPWDEIESAIIAAAEASKAMRGWPGERFAAFLEAYANEIEARADALVEAAHAETGYPESPRLRDGELPRTTNQLRQAANHAREGSWAQPTIDTATGISSMFGPIGPVTVFGPNNFPFAFNSIAGGDFAAAVAAGNPVIAKGHSSHPETTRIFGEAADAAAKATDMPAGFVQLIYRTSHSDGCRLVSHPLMGAIGYTGGRSAGLTIKEAADKAGKPVYLELSSINPVFVLPGALAERSAEIAEEFKGSCLMGTGQFCTNPGLVVLKAGDAAETFIDQVKQQFEAAPAGVLLSEGVQRGFLSGITAIQEAGATLVTGGTSTEGDGFSCANTLLLVSGSAFLKDPEALQAEAFGNSSLFVVAESDEELVQIAECLEGNLTGCIYSQTTGEDDGLYDLVAPALRQKVGRLLNDKMPTGVAVSPAMNHGGPFPSTGHPVFTSVGIPAAIHRFSMLQCYDNVRPGRLPAALQPKNSNPAQWRYIDGMYTQGDYGA, encoded by the coding sequence ATGGAAACACAACCGGTTCTGATTAACGGAGAATGGACAACCTCGACAGGGTCTCAGACGTTTCAGGGAGTGAACCCCGCGACCGGCGAAACGCTGGCCCCGCTGTTCCCCGTCAGCCCCTGGGACGAAATCGAATCTGCCATCATTGCGGCCGCTGAGGCATCCAAAGCGATGCGAGGCTGGCCGGGCGAGCGGTTCGCCGCCTTCCTGGAAGCATACGCGAATGAGATCGAAGCCCGCGCCGACGCCCTGGTCGAGGCCGCACATGCGGAGACCGGCTATCCCGAATCACCGCGGCTGCGTGACGGCGAGTTGCCGCGGACGACAAATCAACTGCGTCAGGCCGCCAATCATGCCCGCGAAGGTTCCTGGGCACAACCGACCATCGACACCGCGACCGGCATTAGTTCGATGTTCGGGCCGATTGGTCCCGTGACCGTGTTTGGCCCGAACAACTTCCCGTTTGCGTTCAACAGCATCGCCGGGGGTGACTTCGCCGCAGCGGTTGCCGCGGGGAACCCGGTGATCGCCAAGGGACATTCGTCGCACCCGGAAACCACACGCATCTTCGGTGAAGCCGCCGACGCTGCCGCCAAAGCGACTGACATGCCGGCCGGTTTCGTGCAGCTGATCTACCGGACGAGCCACTCCGACGGCTGCCGACTCGTGTCGCACCCATTGATGGGGGCCATCGGTTATACCGGCGGACGGAGTGCGGGGCTGACCATCAAGGAAGCAGCCGACAAGGCGGGCAAGCCGGTCTATCTGGAACTCTCCAGCATCAACCCGGTCTTCGTTCTGCCGGGTGCACTGGCCGAGCGGAGCGCGGAGATCGCGGAGGAATTCAAGGGGAGCTGCCTGATGGGAACCGGTCAGTTCTGTACGAACCCGGGGCTGGTGGTCCTCAAAGCCGGGGATGCTGCGGAGACTTTCATCGACCAGGTCAAACAGCAGTTCGAAGCGGCCCCGGCCGGCGTGCTGCTGAGCGAAGGAGTGCAGCGTGGCTTCCTGTCCGGTATTACCGCGATTCAGGAAGCAGGGGCGACACTCGTCACCGGTGGGACTTCCACCGAAGGCGACGGGTTCTCCTGTGCGAATACGCTGCTGCTTGTCTCGGGGAGTGCCTTCCTGAAAGATCCCGAAGCTTTACAGGCCGAGGCGTTCGGCAACAGTTCGCTGTTTGTCGTCGCGGAGAGTGATGAGGAGCTGGTTCAGATCGCCGAGTGCCTGGAGGGGAACCTGACCGGATGCATTTACAGTCAGACCACGGGCGAGGATGACGGGCTGTACGATCTGGTCGCCCCGGCCCTGCGTCAGAAGGTGGGCCGACTGCTGAACGACAAGATGCCCACCGGCGTGGCCGTCAGCCCGGCGATGAATCATGGCGGCCCCTTCCCTTCGACGGGACATCCGGTCTTCACGTCGGTCGGAATTCCGGCGGCGATCCACCGGTTCTCGATGCTGCAGTGCTACGATAATGTCCGCCCCGGGCGTCTGCCGGCGGCTCTGCAGCCAAAGAATTCGAATCCGGCCCAGTGGCGTTATATTGACGGAATGTACACACAGGGCGATTACGGAGCGTAG
- a CDS encoding MOSC N-terminal beta barrel domain-containing protein, translating into MWTLSRIALYPVKSLDPMFVEQAEVLPGGGLAWDRQYALFDADGKVINAKKQSTIQQIRASFDLAGQTITVSAPDRDLAAEQFALSENQPGLAAWFSEYFDQRVTLKENRTTGFPDDLEASGPTIISTQTYEELARWFPGISVDELRLRFRANLEFAGDLPFCEDRLYNSLDPPVLFRAGAVTFAGSNPCKRCVVPSRVPTTGQTDAQFMKTFIRKREETFPSWGVLSLFRNMYRLAVNTRLHELPEGQPPRIQCGDTLEILSR; encoded by the coding sequence ATGTGGACTCTCTCTCGCATCGCCTTGTATCCGGTGAAATCGCTCGACCCGATGTTTGTTGAACAGGCCGAAGTACTCCCCGGAGGAGGCCTGGCCTGGGATAGGCAGTATGCTTTATTTGATGCGGACGGAAAGGTCATCAATGCGAAGAAGCAGTCCACTATTCAACAGATCCGGGCCAGTTTCGATCTCGCCGGGCAGACGATCACTGTTTCCGCGCCTGACCGCGATCTCGCCGCGGAGCAGTTTGCGCTCTCAGAAAACCAACCCGGTCTTGCAGCGTGGTTCAGCGAATATTTCGATCAGCGCGTGACTCTGAAAGAGAACCGCACCACCGGCTTTCCCGACGATCTCGAAGCCTCAGGGCCGACGATCATCAGCACGCAGACGTATGAAGAACTTGCCCGCTGGTTTCCAGGGATCTCGGTCGATGAATTGCGGCTGCGGTTCCGGGCCAACCTGGAATTCGCGGGGGACCTCCCCTTCTGTGAAGACCGGCTTTACAACTCTCTGGATCCGCCGGTGCTGTTCCGGGCAGGAGCGGTGACCTTCGCCGGTTCGAACCCCTGCAAGCGGTGTGTGGTTCCCTCACGTGTTCCGACGACTGGCCAGACGGATGCCCAGTTCATGAAGACGTTCATTCGGAAACGGGAGGAAACATTTCCCTCCTGGGGCGTGCTGTCACTGTTCCGGAACATGTATCGGCTGGCAGTCAACACGCGTCTGCATGAGCTGCCCGAGGGTCAACCGCCGCGAATTCAGTGCGGTGACACACTGGAAATTCTTTCCCGATAG
- a CDS encoding FAD-dependent oxidoreductase: MQQFDVVILGAGFGGSLTALLLDRIGLSVALVDRGTHPRFAIGESSTPAAGYLLQSLAAQYDLPQFEPFCKYGTWQQAYPDIGCGIKRGFSYFAHTPHQPFQAQPAHGSELLVTANLSDMLADTHWYRADVDHWFARQVAASGIVYQDQTEVELQHNYPGWQIQGTRFGERIDLQANFLIDATGAAGIVAHTLGIEAETDFKTHSSAIFGHFHNVAPWQTILDRQGIERDDYPFNSDRSALHHVLDEGWMWQLRFNNGITSAGFVFDGETGQQNWETMLDRYPSIKAQFATAECVAPVDGLQTTGRLQRGWKECAGPDWALLPHTAGFIDPLHSTGIAHTLCGIERLVTILQQHSGQGTLTEALAAYSQSLQTERTLIDTLVACCYRSRHDFERFWLSTLFYFAAATSYEHLRFHEQQRPWLLCADDERFRQAVADWYGLVSRDDLSADHKTDWLQTARELLAPWDRVGLFEPAVPHMYYYTAAPEAEPR; the protein is encoded by the coding sequence ATGCAGCAATTTGATGTGGTGATCCTGGGAGCCGGTTTCGGCGGCAGTCTGACGGCCCTGTTGCTCGATCGCATCGGACTCTCCGTCGCCCTGGTCGACCGCGGCACCCATCCCCGTTTCGCGATTGGGGAATCCTCCACGCCCGCCGCCGGCTATCTGCTCCAGTCACTGGCTGCACAGTACGATCTTCCACAATTTGAGCCATTTTGCAAGTATGGGACCTGGCAGCAGGCCTATCCCGACATCGGCTGCGGCATTAAGCGGGGCTTCAGTTACTTTGCCCACACGCCGCATCAGCCCTTCCAGGCACAGCCCGCGCATGGCAGTGAATTGCTGGTGACCGCCAATCTCAGTGACATGCTCGCCGACACACACTGGTACCGGGCCGACGTCGATCACTGGTTCGCCCGGCAGGTAGCTGCGTCCGGCATTGTCTATCAAGATCAGACCGAAGTTGAATTACAGCACAACTACCCGGGCTGGCAGATCCAGGGGACCCGATTCGGCGAACGTATCGATCTCCAGGCGAACTTTCTGATCGACGCCACCGGGGCCGCGGGTATCGTTGCCCACACGCTGGGCATCGAAGCGGAAACCGATTTCAAAACTCACTCGTCCGCGATCTTCGGGCATTTCCACAATGTCGCACCCTGGCAGACCATCCTGGACCGGCAGGGCATCGAGCGGGACGATTATCCCTTCAACTCCGATCGCAGCGCCCTGCATCATGTTCTCGATGAAGGCTGGATGTGGCAGCTGCGATTCAATAACGGCATCACCAGCGCCGGCTTCGTTTTCGACGGAGAAACAGGGCAGCAGAACTGGGAAACAATGCTGGACCGTTATCCCTCGATTAAAGCACAGTTCGCTACTGCAGAATGCGTCGCCCCGGTAGACGGACTGCAGACCACCGGCCGCCTGCAGCGAGGCTGGAAAGAGTGTGCCGGGCCGGACTGGGCATTGCTTCCTCACACCGCCGGCTTCATCGACCCGTTACACAGCACGGGCATCGCCCACACGCTGTGCGGCATCGAACGACTCGTTACCATCCTGCAACAGCATTCAGGGCAGGGGACGCTGACCGAAGCTCTCGCCGCATACTCACAATCACTGCAGACCGAACGCACATTGATCGATACTCTGGTCGCCTGCTGTTATCGTAGTCGGCATGATTTTGAACGGTTTTGGCTGAGTACGCTCTTCTATTTCGCCGCCGCGACGAGCTATGAGCACCTCCGCTTTCACGAACAGCAACGACCCTGGCTCCTCTGTGCCGACGATGAACGTTTTCGACAGGCGGTTGCCGACTGGTATGGGCTTGTTTCCCGCGATGACCTTTCCGCAGACCACAAAACAGACTGGCTGCAGACTGCGCGTGAACTGCTCGCGCCCTGGGATCGCGTGGGACTGTTCGAACCAGCGGTGCCCCACATGTATTACTACACCGCGGCCCCGGAAGCGGAACCGCGGTGA
- a CDS encoding redoxin domain-containing protein codes for MNSVQNCVVGSQVRPFQLSVVTPDLQHEQIQSADYQGRWLALIFYPHDFSFVCPTELTGFSAEKLQFDQLNCDLLGVSIDSLETHAQWLNTPANEGGVEGLRFPLASDPQGALCQYFGVWREVDGLPNRGLFLIDPEGILRFAASYDLSVGRNVQDVLRILDALQSGGLCPANWKRADGVLDTVSLLKPGRVLGHYRIERELGRGAFGQVFAAEDMRLGRKVALKIIVK; via the coding sequence ATGAACTCCGTACAAAACTGTGTCGTTGGTTCACAGGTTCGACCATTTCAATTGAGCGTGGTTACCCCCGACCTGCAACACGAGCAGATCCAGTCCGCAGATTACCAGGGACGCTGGCTGGCACTGATCTTCTATCCGCATGACTTCTCCTTTGTCTGCCCCACCGAACTCACAGGATTCAGCGCTGAGAAACTGCAGTTTGATCAACTCAACTGCGATCTATTGGGGGTGAGTATCGACTCCCTCGAGACACACGCGCAGTGGCTGAATACCCCCGCAAATGAAGGCGGCGTTGAAGGTCTCCGTTTTCCACTGGCCTCTGATCCCCAGGGGGCGCTTTGCCAGTATTTTGGCGTCTGGCGGGAGGTCGACGGCCTGCCGAATCGCGGATTGTTTCTGATTGACCCGGAAGGGATCCTGCGCTTTGCTGCCAGTTATGACTTGAGCGTGGGTCGGAATGTACAAGACGTCCTGCGTATCTTGGATGCCTTACAGTCCGGAGGACTCTGTCCGGCCAACTGGAAACGTGCCGATGGTGTGCTGGATACCGTGTCGCTTTTGAAGCCGGGCCGGGTTCTCGGCCATTACCGCATTGAACGCGAGCTGGGCCGGGGTGCTTTCGGGCAGGTTTTCGCAGCCGAAGACATGCGTCTCGGTCGTAAAGTTGCGCTCAAAATCATCGTGAAATAG